Sequence from the Verrucomicrobiia bacterium genome:
CTGACGCTCGACCACATCAAGGCTGCGCACGAAAAGGAGGAAGCCTATCTGCCGCTGATGGCCCAGGTGGAACCGATTCACGTGGTGGTGGATGTCGCACGCGAAAACTTTGGAAAGATTCCCATGGCCGTTGCCTCAGGCGGCACCCGCCAGATTATCCCGCAGGTTCTCGAACATCTCGGCATCCGCCACCTGTTCAACGCGGTCGTCACGAGCGAATGCGTGGTGAACCAAAAGCCTGCGCCCGACATTTTCCTTGAAGCCGCCCGCCGGATCGGGGTGGAACCGCGCCTCTGCCGCGCATATGAGGACACGGACCTCGGCTTGCAGGCAATCCGTTCCGCAGGGATGGAAGCCGTCGACGTTCGCACGCTGCTCGCAGCGCGGTAGGAACAGGCTGCGGCGGTTGCCCGAAGCAATGTGGGGCAGCGCGCGGACCGTGCGTTACGCTGTGCGTCTCTTCTTCCAGATGTAGCGTCCCATCAGCACGCGCAGCACCGCGGTGAGCGGAATTGCAAGGATTCCTCCCAGCAATCCGCCGAGCAAAGTGGTACCTGCCATCACGGCAATAATGATCGTCAGCGGATGCAAGCCGACGCGATCGCCCATGATCTTGGGCGCGATCAGCACGCCCTCCAGTGCCTGCACCACGGCAAAAACAATCAGGACGTATAACGGATGCAGCCAGTCACCGAATTGAACCAGCGCGATGATCACGGCCGCAACGGACAACACGATTGCGCCAAGGAATGGAATGAGCGTGAGAAAGATGGCTGCGAATCCAAGCAGCACCGCGTAGGGCAGGCCAATGATCAGGAAACCGATGGTATAGAGCAGCGCGTCGCAGATCGCCACCAGCACCTGCCCCCGGAAGAATGCGATCAGGTATTCATTGATCGAGTTGAGGATGAAAACGAGTTCCTCCTTCAGCTTGGAATCCGAAAGCGGAAGATAACGCGTCCAGCTTGATTCAATGCCGCGCTTCTCGAGCAGCAGATAAAAGGTGTAGATCGGCACCAGCGCGAGCCCCACCAGCACCCCAATCCACGATGCCACGCGGGTTACCTGTTCAAGCACCCATTTCCCCGCCTTCGGCAGAAGGCTGGTAGCGGATTGGATTGTATCGGCACCCAAAGCTCCACTGAGCAGCGTCGGGTTGTTTGTTGATGCCGACGGCGTGTTGGTTGCGGTTTGCACGATAACCTCGCCTTGGTCATTCGTGACGGCAGACGGAAGCGGCGTCACCGCCGTTTTCTTTGGTCCCGACGGCTGGAGAAAACGCTGCACCGTGGGATTTTCGATCCATTCGGTGACGCGCCGTTGCAGACGCTCCGCGTACTCGGGAGCATTCTTTGCCAGCTCGCGGGTTTGAAAAACGATTTGAGGAATGACACTGCCCACGGCTCCGGCGACAAGCACCAGCGCCACCAGGAAGACGCACAGGATCGCGCGCGGCCGCGGGATGCCTTTCTTTTCAAGCCAATCGACGACTGGATCGAGAAGGTAGGCAACCACGCCGGCAACGGCGAGCGGCCACAGCACCGGCGCAAGGATTTGAACCACCTTGCCAAGCCCCCAAATCAGACCCACAACCAGGCTCACCATTATGGCGATCGACAGGCCTGTGATAGCCATCCACACAATTCGCGCCTGCTTCGCCGATGGTGGAGGAAAGCTCATGTTCTCTGATCAGGCCTGCCCAAGCTTCTTCGATTTCTCAGCCGCCGCGCGAACGGCGCTCATGACGGTTCCCCGGAATCCCCCGTTCTCCAACTGGTGCAACCCTTCAATCGTTGTGCCGCCAGAGCTTGTCACCATGTCCTTCAGCGCACCGGGATGCAGCCCCGTTTCGAGCACCATGCGAGCCGCGCCCGATACGGTCTGCGCAGCAAGCTGGGTCGCGACATCGCGCGGCAAACCAGCCGCCACGCCGCCATCGCTTAATGCCTCAATGAACATGTAAACGTAAGCTGGCCCGCTGCCACTCAATCCAGTCACCGCATCCAGCAGATATTCCTTCACCTGCACAGCGACTCCCAGCGACGACAGCAGGCGTTGCGTCAGCTGGCTGTCGGCGGAGGAAGCAAAGTCCCCGGGCGTGAACGCACTCGCCGACGCCCCGATCAATGCGGGTGTGTTGGGCATCACACGCACGATGCGCGACCGGTCCGGAAGGCCGGCTTGCAAACGGGCAATGTTGATGCCTGCAGCAATGGAGATGATCAGATGATCCTGTCCGAGGAAATTCCGGATTTCCGCCAGAACACCCGAAACCTGGTCCGGCTTGACCGCGAGAATCAGCACATTGGCGAACTGCACGACGTCCGAATTGCGGGAGGTCGTTCGGGCGCCGACCGCCTTTGCGAACGCAGCCGCGGCAGCCTCACTGGAGTCGCTGGCGATCACCTGGCCCGCAGCCACCAGGCCGGCATTCACGAAACCTTTTGCAAGGGCAGTTGCCATTTTACCGGCGCCCAGGAATCCAATGGACAAAGTGGCTGACATGCGGCGCTTTTCTAACAGGCCGGCGCGAAGGTGTCACTTTCCAACTTCAGGACCGTTCAACTCCCGTGGCGGAAGGCATCCTTGCCTGCCGTGGAGGGCGCGCATCCTTGCCGCCCGGAAAGAAAGGAAAAAGTGCGAGAGACGCTTGAGTTTTCAACCTCGCCCGACGAGGCCTCATGTTCCTTCCGCCGGGCTTGGAAGCCCCGGCTCTACGGCAGGCAGGATGCCCGCCGCTACAGCTTTCGTGGCGGCTGGCATCCTTGCCTGCCGTGGAGGGCGCGCATCCTTGCCGTCCGGAAAGAAAGGGGAAAGGGCGAGAGACGCTTGAGTTTTCAACCTCGTCCGACGATGCCTGATGTTCCTTCCGCCGGGCTTGGAAGCCCCGGCTCTACGGCAGGCAGGATGCCCGCCGCTACTGCGGAGGCCGGACAGGTTTCGAAACCTGCGCTATTCACGTCACCTCCTCCAGCGTCCCATCGGCGCGCAATCGGAATTTTCGTCCGCGCCACTCCACTGTGTTTCCCGCGAATGCAAAAAACCACAACGCAACTTGCAGCAGATCCTTCAACGGTGTCATTCCCACGAATGCTGCGTGGTGATTGGATCGGTTCAGCCGGCGTTGCAAGTCGTGCGAAATCCACGCCCGCAGAATCACTGCCGCGATCAGGGTAATCCACGACCACCGCTGCGGAACGGCCAACACCCAGATCAAGGCCCACAGCAACGGGTTGCTCAGGATGCTGAAGAAGTAGGGAATCGGCTGGCAAACCCGGATCGTTCGCGCCCATCGCAACTGATGCTTCCATACAGCCCGCCATGACATCGGTGCGTCCCAGCATTCAACAACAACTTCACTCAGCGCGATTTTGCCGCCGGCTTTGGCGATCCGATGGCCGAGCTGATAATCATCGGCAAGGCAGTCCGCCAGCGACTTGAACCCGCCGATCTCCTGAACGTGCCTTCGGTGCGTGACCATCACGGCACCCAGTGCAAAATCGAGCGGCTTCAACATGCGCGATTGCAGGACCTGGCTCCAGAAATCGGCATTGATCGCGATGCTCTCCCATTGCATCGGCAGGGTGCTGGGATTCGCCAGGCGATAGAAGCAATTCACCAATCCGACTTTGGAATCCCCCAGGGCCGACACGACCTGCTGCAGGAAATCCGCAGGCACCCGCACGTCAGCATCGCTGACCACAAACACATCATGTTTCGCACGCTGCTCCAGTTCAGCCAGCTTGGATACCTTCGCGTTCGGTCCGATCAAGTGTTCGACAACGACGAGTTCCGCATCAATCCCCGGATGCTCCTTCATCAAAGTCGTAACCAACTCACAAACGGGATCGGCATGCGATGCGACCGCGAAGAGAACCTGGATCGTCCCGGGATAATCCTGCCTCAGCCAGCTTCGCAGGCAGTCGGCCGTTGCGGGTTCAACACCTTTGAGGGGTTTGAGAAGCGTTACGGCGGGAAGGGTGCCATGCACCGTAATCCGTTTGTGAAGCGGAAACTTGCGGGCGGCAAGCCATTGCCAGATCAGCAGCACAATGCTGAGCAGGGCCAGGCATGCGAGCGCGAGATTCAGAATCACCGCCCGTTCGTAAACTTGAAGGCGGAGCGCGGCAAGCCCTGAGTTCGCATGCTGCTACGGAATGACGGCTGGCGGCGCAGGCTCGCGCGCGACTCCAGCAATCTTGTTCTTGGAAGCTTCCACCTTGATGTAATGCAGCACCACGGGGGCGAGGATCATTCCGGGAATGCCCATCAACTTTTCGCCAACCACAATTCCTATGAGCGTGAGCCACATCGGATTCTTGATCCGGCTGCCGATGATCTTGCTGTTGAGGAAGTATTCCAGTTTGTGAATGACGACGAGGAAGATGAGCGAGACCAGCGCCATCTTGGGTGAAATCGTGAAACCAACGCCAACGATCAGCGTGTTGCTCATAATGTTGCCGATGATCGGCAACAAACCGCAAAGGAACGTGAGAACAATAATCACCATCACGTAGGGGAAATGGTTGTAGAGCAGGAAGACGCTCGTGAGCAGCGTATTGACCGCCGAGATGATGATTTGCGCGCCAATGACGCGGGCGAAACTCGCATAAAACGTCTCAAACCGCAGCACCAACTCCTGGACCACGGTCGCATACACGCTGTCCCGCGTGGTGTGGGGATCATCATCGGCGCCCCATCTGCGGTTGAGGAACAAGCTCACGGCCACGACGAGGCCAATGATGAGCAGCACCAGTTGAAACACGGCTTCCTGCGCGTAGCGTCCGATATTCGCAAACCGTTCCTGAATCTCCTTCAGCGTGACTGTTCGCAGGCTGGCGTAATCCGTGAACGGCAGTTCAAAACCCTTCTGTTCGGCGTATTCAACGATCTTCGGAATCGACTCATTGGCAATCCGCGGCAGGGTGAGATAAGCCTGCTTCGAGAAGAAAAACAGGCCGTACGCCGCCGCGAACACGGTTACGAAATAAACAACCACCGCGAGCGCTTTGCTTCGCCCCAGGCTGAACTGCTCCAGCGCGAAGTATCCGAACACCGCTGTCAGGACGAGCGTTCCGAGATGGAACCACCCGATCAGGACGAGCAGCACCACCATGATCGCATATGAGATGCGGGTTTGACGTGTCATGCTTTAATCTCTCATCGGGCTCGGCACAGATACACCAGGGCAGGAACCTAGACGTAACGATTATCGAACGCGCGCGAGCAGCCAGTTTAAGAGTTCGGCAATCGGCAAACGTTCCTGTTTTCCGTCGTCACGATGGCGAATCGTCACGGTATCTTTCAATTCGGGTCTTTCTCCCAGTGTGTCGAAATCGATGGTCAGGCAGAACGGCGTTCCAATCTCATCCTGCCGCGCGTATCGCCGGCCAATCGACCCGCCATCGTCGTAATACACGTTCATCCATGGCTGAAGCAGATCGCGGACTTCCTTCGCCTTGCTGACAAGATCCGGCTTGTTCTTCAACAGCGGCATGATGCCAACTTTGATGGGGGCGACCCGTGGATGAAACTTAAGTATCACCCGAGTATCGCTTTTTCCCTTGTCGTCGGTTTCCGTGACTTCGCTAAAGGCATTGGAAATCAACCCGAGGATCAATCGGTCAACCCCGGCCGAAGGTTCAATCACATGGGGGATGTAATGGCCCTTTGCCAGGCCATTCGCATCGTCGGTTGCGTCCTGGGCAGCCTGCTCGGGCGGCACTCCCGCCTTTTCCAGGTAGCTCTTCCTGTTTTCATAATATCGCTTCCAAAGCGAGTCCTGCTTTTCCTTCGGCAGCTTGCCCCAGGCAGTCCGAAGTTCCTCGTCGAAGATGCCCATCGGCTTTCCAGAGAACCGCTCGTGCTGGCTCAGGTCGAAATCGCTGCGCGCCGCAATGCCTTCCAACTCCTGCGTGCCGAAGGGAAACTTGAGGAGGAGATCCACCGTCGCGCGCGCGTAATGTGCAAGTTCCTCCGGCTTCTGCCAGTACTCCTGCAACGTCGTGCGCGGCAATCCAATGTTTTCGTAGAAACGGATGCGTTCCTCCACCCAGTATTGATGCCAAATCTGCCAGCCCCAGTTGGATTGCGGCTCCCCAGGATGCCCCTTGGTTTCCGCGGCAGCAACGCTTCCGGAAATCGCTTCAATGGCTTCATCGGGTTTGATGAAGAATTCAAGTTCCATTTGTTCGAACTCGCGTGAGCGGAAGGTGAAATTTCGAGGTGTGACCTCATTGCGGAACGCCTTTCCAATCTGCGCAATGCCAAATGGCACCTTCTGGCGGCAGGTTTCCAGCACATTTTTGAATTGCGCGAAGATTGCCTGGGCGGTCTCGGGACGCAGGTAAGCGACGCTGTCCTCGCTTTCAACCGGCCCGACGAAGGTTTTGAACATCAGGTTGAACGGGCGCGGTTCTGTCAATTCAGTCGAACCGCAGCTCGTGCATTTCGCCCCGGCTGGCAGCACAAACTTTCCTCCCTCCGAACGTCCCAGCTGCAGCCCCTGATCCTCACACAACTGATCTGCGCGGAAACGCTTCTTGCATTTGCGGCAATCGCACATCGGATCGCTGAAGGTGTCGACATGTCCGCTGGCACGCCAGATTTGCGGCGACATGATGATCGTCGCTTCCAGGCCAACAACATCGTCGCGAAATCTCGTCATGGACGTCCACCACAACTCTTTCACATTGCGTTTGAGTTCAGCGCCGAGCGGGCCGTAATCCCAGAAGCCGTTGATGCCGCCGTAAATCTCGGAAGACTGATAAATGAAGCCGCGCCGCTTGCACAACGACACGATTTTTTCCATGAGCTGGTTTTCTTTG
This genomic interval carries:
- the proC gene encoding pyrroline-5-carboxylate reductase, with protein sequence MSATLSIGFLGAGKMATALAKGFVNAGLVAAGQVIASDSSEAAAAAFAKAVGARTTSRNSDVVQFANVLILAVKPDQVSGVLAEIRNFLGQDHLIISIAAGINIARLQAGLPDRSRIVRVMPNTPALIGASASAFTPGDFASSADSQLTQRLLSSLGVAVQVKEYLLDAVTGLSGSGPAYVYMFIEALSDGGVAAGLPRDVATQLAAQTVSGAARMVLETGLHPGALKDMVTSSGGTTIEGLHQLENGGFRGTVMSAVRAAAEKSKKLGQA
- a CDS encoding AI-2E family transporter, which produces MTRQTRISYAIMVVLLVLIGWFHLGTLVLTAVFGYFALEQFSLGRSKALAVVVYFVTVFAAAYGLFFFSKQAYLTLPRIANESIPKIVEYAEQKGFELPFTDYASLRTVTLKEIQERFANIGRYAQEAVFQLVLLIIGLVVAVSLFLNRRWGADDDPHTTRDSVYATVVQELVLRFETFYASFARVIGAQIIISAVNTLLTSVFLLYNHFPYVMVIIVLTFLCGLLPIIGNIMSNTLIVGVGFTISPKMALVSLIFLVVIHKLEYFLNSKIIGSRIKNPMWLTLIGIVVGEKLMGIPGMILAPVVLHYIKVEASKNKIAGVAREPAPPAVIP
- a CDS encoding HAD-IA family hydrolase, producing the protein MIKGLIFDCDGTLADTMPLHWRAWQIVSARYKLHFPEERFYSLGGVPSRDILKMLAEEQGLTLDHIKAAHEKEEAYLPLMAQVEPIHVVVDVARENFGKIPMAVASGGTRQIIPQVLEHLGIRHLFNAVVTSECVVNQKPAPDIFLEAARRIGVEPRLCRAYEDTDLGLQAIRSAGMEAVDVRTLLAAR
- a CDS encoding glycine--tRNA ligase, encoding MAEPKENQLMEKIVSLCKRRGFIYQSSEIYGGINGFWDYGPLGAELKRNVKELWWTSMTRFRDDVVGLEATIIMSPQIWRASGHVDTFSDPMCDCRKCKKRFRADQLCEDQGLQLGRSEGGKFVLPAGAKCTSCGSTELTEPRPFNLMFKTFVGPVESEDSVAYLRPETAQAIFAQFKNVLETCRQKVPFGIAQIGKAFRNEVTPRNFTFRSREFEQMELEFFIKPDEAIEAISGSVAAAETKGHPGEPQSNWGWQIWHQYWVEERIRFYENIGLPRTTLQEYWQKPEELAHYARATVDLLLKFPFGTQELEGIAARSDFDLSQHERFSGKPMGIFDEELRTAWGKLPKEKQDSLWKRYYENRKSYLEKAGVPPEQAAQDATDDANGLAKGHYIPHVIEPSAGVDRLILGLISNAFSEVTETDDKGKSDTRVILKFHPRVAPIKVGIMPLLKNKPDLVSKAKEVRDLLQPWMNVYYDDGGSIGRRYARQDEIGTPFCLTIDFDTLGERPELKDTVTIRHRDDGKQERLPIAELLNWLLARVR
- a CDS encoding AI-2E family transporter, translating into MSFPPPSAKQARIVWMAITGLSIAIMVSLVVGLIWGLGKVVQILAPVLWPLAVAGVVAYLLDPVVDWLEKKGIPRPRAILCVFLVALVLVAGAVGSVIPQIVFQTRELAKNAPEYAERLQRRVTEWIENPTVQRFLQPSGPKKTAVTPLPSAVTNDQGEVIVQTATNTPSASTNNPTLLSGALGADTIQSATSLLPKAGKWVLEQVTRVASWIGVLVGLALVPIYTFYLLLEKRGIESSWTRYLPLSDSKLKEELVFILNSINEYLIAFFRGQVLVAICDALLYTIGFLIIGLPYAVLLGFAAIFLTLIPFLGAIVLSVAAVIIALVQFGDWLHPLYVLIVFAVVQALEGVLIAPKIMGDRVGLHPLTIIIAVMAGTTLLGGLLGGILAIPLTAVLRVLMGRYIWKKRRTA
- the hpnI gene encoding bacteriohopanetetrol glucosamine biosynthesis glycosyltransferase HpnI; its protein translation is MILNLALACLALLSIVLLIWQWLAARKFPLHKRITVHGTLPAVTLLKPLKGVEPATADCLRSWLRQDYPGTIQVLFAVASHADPVCELVTTLMKEHPGIDAELVVVEHLIGPNAKVSKLAELEQRAKHDVFVVSDADVRVPADFLQQVVSALGDSKVGLVNCFYRLANPSTLPMQWESIAINADFWSQVLQSRMLKPLDFALGAVMVTHRRHVQEIGGFKSLADCLADDYQLGHRIAKAGGKIALSEVVVECWDAPMSWRAVWKHQLRWARTIRVCQPIPYFFSILSNPLLWALIWVLAVPQRWSWITLIAAVILRAWISHDLQRRLNRSNHHAAFVGMTPLKDLLQVALWFFAFAGNTVEWRGRKFRLRADGTLEEVT